From the Musa acuminata AAA Group cultivar baxijiao chromosome BXJ3-1, Cavendish_Baxijiao_AAA, whole genome shotgun sequence genome, the window gtcctcgtcgaagcctttgtgaacactgcaactcttcgcctttgctgagtcttcaatcttccgctccagctgcaatgcgcctcctggctcccagctgctctctgctgctgtttttgagtagtcgaacatttgatccgccatgctgcttcaactcgccaatgactctgactctggtgtggggttggctgagctgTGTTGATccacgttgattcctgcggatccaccaaatgaaggaaaagaccattcttactgcgccagtttctcaaaatttccacatgctgcttgaactgggtggatgcttgttggagctttaacgagcatcgcctcgtaaacttctgaagttttgggtccttcctccacaaaatctgctcattgactcttctttcagttagttgtcacatccaagtaggttcgcatcacttccgctttcgattggcatttcgttgggaaatgaagcggacaatctactctcagtagcactgatcaccgttggtgaggatttgacaactattgtcttccattatcttcgaagggtctttgaacttgtgcagagctcctctgctggatagataaaagaactggggtactcggtttcgcccattctcttaaaagttgagaaggcaaaggttacttgacttcgcccgcctcctcgaggttgtacttcatgcatcgagctggttactggccttcgcctgctctttgctcacacttctgaagcacttgaagtgtttgcactccttgcgttgagttagctactgtgattcaccttctcaatgccattgaacttctggaatgcaggaagttttcaccccaacttggagtaattctctgatagatgaggtcgcctttgggattgtatcgtcttctccatcaaccctgtcgcctactccactgagtagcaaaggtacagcaccacgtactgcctgcttcgttccttggtcgtgcactcttgcatgacccgaagtccttcacttacagcaatcttgatgagaaacttgttgacaccggtcttacgaagtttcttggcctctgcccttcagccttgtctcggtacttggagattgcctctgcatgctccacctcctcggcctctttcacgaccaagcgctctccctccgtgagagcaagggatcaatgactttgacggaagtcccgcctctgcggtaccatggcgctgccatgcccatggccctactatccgtcgcctcgcatctgcatcccttttcttcacgatcagtagatatgtctccgtggcactcctctgagtccatctccattctaactgatgcttgattttgggtagctaagttcctatggactcatcgtcgctttctcgcccctttcgaccccctgcttcaacacctctgtgttctccaagcagtctgtttggtcgatggaaagacagactgcaactcccatgcatggcctctgccatcgcgttgtagggtttgcaccaattctgttctccttagcttccttggtagcaacgttcgcttactcaaccttgtcctctgacttgtcgggctcccttaagcgaatatgagctctggagcagtccaactctccagctgcttcgatcatacctctgcatgatcaagtccctcccatggaactcactggtacttgcattcgaacttttcccttggtggaacccagccctcatatgctgatgaccaaggttttcatccgatgcaaaattcggtgcacgcccggaagacccgcctctgcggtaccatggccttcactccttgaatccatagcccttcttgccgtcgtgttgttcaccaaagcggagctcccagtagctcccgatcatacctccatatgatctgatCCCTCACGGGaccagattgtgtgtatcgcattgccacgaactgttccactacgatccgctgcaccatgtcgcctcctggtgacatctccattgcattctgatccttgtggaataaactcgaattgtgaaccctccatgtgtggcctctgctaatacatcgcagggtctcctctaccttcgattttgttcgctcctttggcaatcgaccttcatccacccactcttgggccacacctagatgaagcaccgctctaggacagtccatcgcctagtagctcccgaagtccaccgacttcactgtaatttgtgcaccattgcctggatcctgggcctctgcccctaccagcacaatctccgttgcgcaccgcttccttcatagcaactcgaatggcaacactgtggcatattcttcaagagtacccgcctctgcgtcctcttgccccgtgctaaggccttctgtacccaacttcacctccgcaaattgagtcgccttagttcctctatcaaatgcttctccgagataaggtgcatgtgccccgaagctcccttcttctttggcaccatgcaagatgagtccgctccgtcagaatgaaggacccatggaacaacatgatcctactcttgcctctgcaagagttcatgtccttgacctctgtctaaggaaagcactgtgcctctgctccatgttccaacttctctgctggctcccttcatgcggcttgggaacttcgccaagttacacccaagttgctccgctcctcgttttcgcattgagtcgatggtggccctcgctcccaccattccacgggtcagccctcccttgagtccgatctccacatcgactccaagtgtgccttcatttaaattgcttcaggtcgctcccccacttgatctcgcaatgcatccaccaatgcattccctcgagcgagatcatgcgacgactcctcgccgcttgctcagtccatcgagcttcgtggagttgttgtttgttgaggtactcctcctcaacttgtgaggtccgtctcacatgattctccctctggagagccgggacttacccctcctggataactgtcccatttgagcaacatctctctacgtttcggagaccaccatccccttggactactccgatctgctgaacaaactgtgcattgttctgcctcctgcaaacgcacttgctagattgcgactccccgtcaatacagccaccgctgcacccctcaaggactagcaacatgctgaactcgttgcacacttcagcctcctacggacgtatccttcacatgccgaagagaaagtttcaatgctccatggcgccgagtctcggtcgccttgggatggccacgaacattccatcgtccgcatacaagcccctgcatgagtaccaaattcttcgagttagcaattcccctcacctctgtgagctttgcataactcttttagtcgttgagcaactcattccaccttgcatggtctcattcttgccaagcgcctcgcttgcctagagcaccatcaagtatagttgtcaacgttgagccgtagctcaaactcagccatcccaacctttgtgcgctccaaattcttccaagcttgcctgttctcgtggtgcctcttgcgcgaagggttggccattcctctgaatgccaatctcagatgcccgctcctctgagcgactcttttccctacatctccatgcccgttttccctcaaacggtcgcgcgtgtgctgactgccctcaacgcagccccgctaggttccccacgtttgcatgtcaagtgtttctatgagtgcttgtcccgctctgataccatatgacacggacttagctggttttgcctaagtcgtgcggcacccttgcgtgtccgtccgcaaaggtcagcctccccgaagactcccattgtcccttaggaccaacaaaagagagaacgagcaagagagaatgcctcaatcgggatccacaagcaaacatctccgaaaaacacttcatagacaatgcaaattacaaacagactttacaagctctgaacagtggcacaacaaagggtaaaatggtccattacagaccgaaaagctctctcacgtgtccacatgacacaacctttatttacaagcccaaagaggccatcaacccaactaaaatgggacttataagccttcggctgcccctctacacgctgtacaaggcatgaacatgccaacagacacggacagatataagcattacatcaaacatcctgtttcaaagtttgtccgtgacagagtgGTAAGCACCTCATGCTAGACAAAACAATGCGTGTCTTTTTCTACTTAAATGCAGACtataaaatgaaaaataatatcACATCTTTTGTTGTCCCACTGACAAGCAATTTTTCTGATTAAAGGCATTAATTATTTGATACAATATCAAGGTAAACATAATCCAAGCTTTAAAGCTCCATGTCAGCATAGATCATGGAGTATACAAGTCACTAGTTCTGTAGCATGACTAGAGATGTATATTGATATCGCATGATTCAAATACATTTCTATCTCAAGAAAAATGAAAAcacaaatataatatttaaaatatttcaaacatATAACTATTTTCTATGACAAAACTTCACATTTCTTCATAATGTTGGAATATGTAGTTGCATACCACACTATATAATTAGAAACCAACTAGAATCTCAAACCTATTAACCATAAAAGAAGCTATGTTTAGCAAAACAGTAATCATCATTTCAGATTCATAATCATAATCTAATGCTTAGCATGAACAACCAAACAATCCATCTAACAGTATATATCCATCTTAATTAAATGAAAAACATCAGCATTCAAGAAAAGAAGACATCAATATTCATCTAATAAACTATTACAAGTTTACGTGCTTCAGAAGCCTCTAGTTGAGGTTTTTTTATTCATTTGAATCCTTGAGTGCTTGACTTGTCGCAGAAGTCTGAATTTCAAAGTTCTTAAGAAACACAAATAAGTTAATTTGGTCTCCATCATACTGTATCAAGTCCCTCATGGTGACAGATTCATTCTTATTTTTCCATGTTATGGGCcttttgaaatttatttattAGGCCATAGCCTGATCATTAATATGTCCAAGCTGAACCAATCAGGATCAAGTTGACTTAACTCACTAAAGCTTAAGGAGATTTGAGTTTAGGTTTTGTGTGGTATCTCCCTTTCCGATCCCTTTCTCATATTTTGCTAGACTCTTGAAACTCAATGACGTCACACCAACTCCCTCAATGTCAACTATCACATTATCAGCCTCCACAAGTGTATAATAGGTTTTAGCCATATTTGAGGAACCAAAATGAGACCAAAAAAATAGAAGCATAAAGAATCATGCAAAAAGAGAAACATTACAGGTGCATACTTGTATCATGTGTTTTTAGTTACAGAGCAAATTGAATCCAATGTTTCTCATCGCATAATGTTCTAGACACATGCTTGAAATGATATGCAAATGTTTTGAAGTATTACCTGTGCGTGGTCATATTGTTCTAGCAGGGGCACATATCATTGTACCGAAAAGGTGGTCACTGTTACCAATTCTGCTAGTTCCTAATCATGTCCAACAAACCAAATGGTTACAACTTCTACTTTATTCATTCAAACTTATCCActtttttctttgcatttttcACTTGATGATCCAGATACTATGTTTTCTAACCATATCAAATGCCATGTTTCTTTTGTATTGATGTATTCTTTTCTTAATTCTTATCTTTCCACTATGCGAATTGTTGCttcgaaaaaaaaaatgaattgttTGTTGCTTTTGCTCAAGGTTTGTGGTGAGCGCTTAAGCAATACAAGGATTCAATGTTCTCAGGTGCAAGGACTTAATAAACAAAAACTCGTGTTGCAACCAAAGGCATAAGACACTAAAGAAAGTGTATCTTTATTTATTtgtcaatatcttttttttttaacaattgaTGGTTTAGTTACATACCTATTCTTGTTTCTTAGATTAAACCATCTAAGGAGAATGAACAGAAATTCAATAGAAAGCATATGTAGGTTTTCATAGCAAATGAGGTTCAGCCATTCAGTGTCCTTTCTCTTCATATTCTcagttttctcttttcttcttgctATTGTTTTACTCTGTTGATGCTAACCTTCCTCTTGCCATCATTTATTTATTAACTATATTTCTCCTTTTTCGGTTAGTCTTCTATTTCCTAGTTGTAATGTCTAACCTCCTCATATTTCTTTAAAACACCAATTGTTGTTCATGAACTAGCTTATAATATACATCATGATTTTCGCTTTATAATTACAACTGTCTGTAATGCATTTTCACATGAATTGGATCTTGATTCACCTCACGCTAACAAATGCACTTCAAGAGACTATTTTACCATTGTGCATCATGAGCCTCGAATCACTCCAAGCGATATTAACGCAAACTTGGGATGGTATCCTTTTAAACATATTCTTTAACAGGTTCAAGCATTATTAGTAAACATTAGGCATGAACATCTTGTAGAAGTTTGTTCTGAAGTGACTAATATGCAATAAACATCTCCTCCTCTTCTGTCTACTAATATCTAATTTCTCATATTTACACTATTATTTccctattttttatttattatcaaaagTTGCGTGCCAtatgagaaagagagagggagggaggtcaAAGCACACATCATCAAGAGTACTTAAAGAAACTGTGCCAAGGTAAACATTTGGCAGAATAGGCCAAAGGTAGGCTATCATGAACTTAAAGTTTCCATTGCCagcataggcttctttcaaaccaCTACAACCATCATCATTGCTTTTGACAGCAAAGATGCTATGAAATATCTTCCCCTCCTTCCTATGCTAACATCTAAATTTCCTCtgttttttcttaatcaaaacccatccacaaagagagagagagagagatcatagcGCATAACCACCAAGGTATTCTAACTAAACTGTCCAACCATAAAAAGAAAGCAAATTAAGATATTATAAAGAAGCATGGATATGTGTGCTTATTAAGAATGTGTCAAGGGAAACTCCAGTCAAACCACCCAGCAATTGGCTACCATTTGAGGAACATAACATCTACCATGTCATCATAGAGGTCTTCCAAACCACTATATCCATCAATTCTGCTCTTCACACAAGCATCATGCATCAATCTTGGTCCTTGTTTTCCCAACATATAAGACAGGATCATAAGAAAGTAAACAGTAACAATAGAAAGTAAACAGTAAtacttcatcaagaattttggaaGTATTACTGCTCCACTATATGCATTATGTACCAACATAATTGATGGTAGGCCCAGTTAAAGCTAAAGTCTTTTGAAAGCACTATGACTTTAATGAAGAATCAACCTTTGGGATAAAGCTAGCTTACACACATCACACAAATAACAAGAGTAGAGCTTACTATATTTCCCTTCATTTGGTCCCTTAAAGAAGTCAAAGACCTCAGTTTGTTCACAATATAATCTAAATGGAACCTGACAGAATATGAAACTTTCTCTGGGGAATTGCCTAACCATGATGATCCTTACTGATTTTAAGATCTTAATGGTATAAAAAATCAAGAACTTAATATATGTATGAGACAATAATATGTTCTAGAATattgaaataaaagaagaaatagCTCTAACGAGGAATTAGCAGGATCTATTGGCTGAACTTATTTTTTCCAATTATTGTTAGCATAGTTACTTAGAGGTTGGGTAGGAGATGACACTCATAATCAGATTTGAGACATTGGATGCCAACATAGCAAGATGTTTTTCTGAGAGTGGAATAGGGGAATAGACTGCCATTTAAGATATGACTTCTGTGACTCATTAGCAAAGGACGCATCTCTAGATTCCAGCAATAAGCCTGAGATAAAGTGTGCTATTGGCAGGAGACAGTGTGCTTTGGCTCAAATGAACTAACTTTTAAACATGCATATGTGATTTGATATGCTGACCTTAGGAATGATGGTTTTATTGTGGAAGATCCTCCCTCAAGCcacaaaaaaaaggtaaaaaatttcTATTGGAATCCAATCACAAACTATTTTAGCCTATGGGAAGAGTGTGATTAGCACTAACATTCTTCCTATAACCATATGAACGTACAAATTTGTTTGTCTCATACATATCAAGAGAAGTTGGTGCCTGTTGTACAACGTGTATCCTTGTTTTGATCTTTCATTAGTAGAGCGTTTAGGCTAAACCTAGGTCTTTGCATATTTCGAAAGCCTAAAGCCATGTTGCAGAACGCCGCAAGCTCTCTCGCAGAACACTGAAGAGGGCCTCCAGACAACTCTATTCTACGAAACAATAGATTATCCATATAGACGACTAGTAGAAATTAATTAACAATCCACGAATTGGCATTTTTCACATTATACCTCCTCGCGTTGGCATAAAACATCTCGAGTGTAAAGTTCAAATCTCCTCCGTCAATTCCAATCGAAAAAATATCTTACATGCACACATTAAAAATCCATCAAATTAGCTTTAATGATTCTGCTTACACAAAAAACGAGATCAAGAAACCAGTAGTTCATCATAGTCCAAACAGAAAATTTAGATTTTTGAACAAAAATTGAAAATTTCTAATTTATGAAGGGTAATTGGGGGGGATCAGGAAGCAAGCCATCAACTGACCGGCGGACGCGGTTGCCCTGGCCGACTTGGTACATGCCCCAGGAGAAGGCACCAACAGCAGCGAGAAAGATAGCAACGGCGCTGGGGCCTTTACTAGGGATGCGGCGGGCGTACCTGACGGGCAGAAACCCGCCCGGCGGCGGCCCGTCCTGGAGGACGGGCATCTCCCTTACGCTAGCCATTCCCGGCTTCTTCCGCACCACGGACTCCGTCATCCTCCCTTCCCCGATCACGACAACAGCAATCGCGAATCACCTCCGATACCTCCCTGTCCCTCTCCTTCGATCTATTGAATGGATCGATCGATCCAACAGATCGGTTGCAGTGATCCGCGAAGGCGGCGGAGTTGAGAACGAGGAGGGCTTCTATTGTTATTGCGATGGGTTGCGAGCCTCTCCAGTTGTTTTAAGGATCCTACGTTGATCCGACCGTTCAGAGTTGACGGAGCCCACAATTGGCAGGTGGGGCTCCTACCAATGAACGGCTGCTATATGAATCTGGAAGGTTTCATAGATGATGTCGTGGCATCCTTCCGACGCATCCTTTAGTGGGACACACCTACATCTGGTGAGCCCCACGATGGGCTTGTGGATTGCAAAAGGCTGAATGACACGTCAGCATCGACAATAAGCAGTTGGGACCCTTCAACGCAACGAAACACAACCGCAGACCGCAGTGCGAAACTAATAGCACGCTTATCAGAATCAGATCCGACTCCACCAAATTTCAACTTGGATAGTTTATATGATCTTCTATAAAATAGGTATCATCCACAGAAATATAGCTAATATCAAGTATAAGTAAAACCAGTCATATCAGATTGATCTCATTGGAACATCCTGCAAGTTAGCACATTATTGCATAATTAAAAGGATTTATGTTCGAATTCACACATAATTGATAGGGCTTCTATTCTAATTCAAAAGCATTGACAGAGTTTTGTGGTTCACTATAGCAGGCAGGCAACAAACACATAAAACCACATGGATAGCTTGCCATGGGTTTGTAGGATTATGCTGTAGTTCACAATATCAGGCAGGCAACATCTGAAATCACACAATTCCATACACTCTAGTGCCAAATCTAAAACATTTTTGGAACTCTGAGTTAAATATGACTGCAAGAAATCTGTGTTATATATGAAACCTTCTTTATGGCATGAGTATTGTGTTCAACTACAAGATATCCATATCAAGAGGTGCCATCAACTGATGGGCCTTTTCTTGGGCCTCCAATACATTAGCATCTCTTAGCATATGAACTACATTGCAGTATTAAACTAGTCAGGAGCAAAGCTTCTTCAATTCATGCCTAGGACTGTTCTTGTGACACCCATAGGACCAGCCAATTTTGAATCAGAAATGAGGATTTGCTTTCAGAAACACTGTTAATTTCCACCTTTGGTTTCTGAAACCCTCATATCATAGTAAATAAATAGCCGTCAGCTAAATGTTTTTCTGTATGCAATTGTAGGCACCTACAAAATCTCATGAATTTTCTGTAGAGAGTTTTAAGAGGTCACCTACATATTAGAGACAGAGAGAGCTGATGCACAATTGACAAAGAAGTGGTCAATACATTCCCTACAAGTACATTACTCAATATGCATCAGATACTTTTTGTTATCACCATAATTGATTTAAACTCATTGCAAACTGTCTGCAGCAAGTTTTGAGCGTAATGGTTGCACAAGACAGGCCATAGTTAACTTAGTCACACAGAAAGCTTAGAATTTTCGTAATGTTAATAGATCAACTTCATCATATCTGCTGCAGTCAACAGCTAAGAGCTGGGGGGCAAAGAACCTAGTATTTTGGGGATGGCATCTGGGTTGGAAGCAACCCAAACCGTTTCTTCAGAAGCACCCGTTGCCTGGAATACTTGTCATCTGGGGAGAAGCGAGCTACATAACAAAGAAAGAAATGTTAGTGCACTTTGTGAAGGAATACGAATCTTTCACATGCCAAGCAAAACAGGTTCTCCTTTGACTAACAGTTTGTTATATATTTTCTACTTTATTCGGCATGAAATCAGGTTCGCCTATGACTAACAGTAAAACAAGTCAATCAATGAGCAGATGCTATTGCTGAAACCATTCAGGCATAAGTAGCAAATCTCAAATGATATTGCCGAAACCTCTTATACATAAATAACAAATTACTTATGATGACTTATTATAGCATTTAGATGCTCAGATTAGTTACAAATTTGACAATATACTCAACAGTATGCAGTTTCTTCAGTATGCCTTAGTTTTAGCTGACTTCTTTTGTTTAGTTTTAATCTAGCTAATCAATAATGTGTAAGAATAACCAACCAGAAACTAAGCACTCCTAGCAGACCTACAATCAAAAGTGGACTAATATACTTatcaaagtgataaatgccatgaTATGAGCTTTAGATGAAGAATAACTTACCCTTTTAACTAACTTGAGCCAACTACAAATGTAAAGCATATAACTTGATAGCAGTTATAA encodes:
- the LOC103989000 gene encoding NADH dehydrogenase [ubiquinone] 1 alpha subcomplex subunit 13-B, with the translated sequence MTESVVRKKPGMASVREMPVLQDGPPPGGFLPVRYARRIPSKGPSAVAIFLAAVGAFSWGMYQVGQGNRVRRALKEEKYAARRAILPMLQAEEDERFVKEWNKYLEEEARIMKDVPGWKVGESVYNSGKWVPPSTGELRPDVW
- the LOC135628966 gene encoding H/ACA ribonucleoprotein complex subunit 3-like protein, which codes for MYLQFYINENGDKVYTTKKESPVGMATQSAHPARFSPDDKYSRQRVLLKKRFGLLPTQMPSPKY